Part of the Drosophila willistoni isolate 14030-0811.24 unplaced genomic scaffold, UCI_dwil_1.1 Seg285, whole genome shotgun sequence genome, GTACTACTGTACTGTACGACCAGAACACCCCTTATGAGAGTAAACAGTCTCAAGTGCTTTTGCATTGGTGTTCATGCTCTTTTATCACAAAGAACAAAAGTAAAacggaaaaaagaaaatcgaaCATGGGAAGGATATTTTTATGCGCTTCTTAGGTTTATCGCAGGAGGCGGAAGCTAATGGGATTTTCAACGCATAAAAACGATAAATCTATGCGTTGCAAAAGTTTTGGATCACGGGAGACCACGgaaactttttcattttcactttAAATGCGCTAACGAGCCAGTTCCATTAAAcgcatttatatacatatatttactcgtttttttttgttattgtggttcatatattttgctttttgtttttattattattttagcaATTGGAATTTTAAAACCGACAAAAATGCATAAACCAAAAGGTTGTTTTCGCTAACAAACGTTTGCATTTGTTTATGCTAAcagattttcaattgaaattggttcgaaaaaaaataatagtgTCTCTATGCCGCCAGCGAGAAGTGTAGTCCAAACTGTTTGGCCGAAAAGCATTCtcccacacacgcacacacgcacacataggCATCAGGGACTTCCTATCTTCCTCAGAatgtgagaaaaacttttgcgacctgttggaagagttctttggaatttttaaggatttcaGAAATGTTCGCTGTTTGGATTTCAATGAGGTGACTCCAGACACTGAGTACAATGGGCGGCTGTACATTGCAGCGGCCAATGAGGATACGATGGACTGGGTGGCGGGCAACGTATGCTCCATGGAGACATATCAGGCCACCAGTCTCATAGACTTCCTACACCTGACACCGGCCAGAGTTACATGGCCAAAGGTCGAGAAGTGTTTCCAAGCAATTTTCGAGCTTCTGGAACAGCAGAATGCTGATATTACGACGGAGAAGTGGGCCGTGGTGAGCCGCAAAGATGCAGCCCCCATAGTGGCAGATATTTGTCCAAATGCACAGCTTGAGATCTGGATGGATGCAGAGAGTGTGGACATCATCAAGGAAAGATGCAACAgcctcaaattttgtttttggattatcaaatttgagttttgcgattagaacacgcttttatatttttattttatgcaatatatattttgaaatgttaaaaataagGTTACAATTGCAGCAGTCTCATTTGTCTGCCGATTATTCTGACTGGCAACGATAGTTTgtcgtaatagaaaaatattgttgctttactaacgaaacgttgattggtgaattttgtcatcaaagtttattatgccaaaagtatccatgtccttgtttcacatctactttgtatcggcactcttttgacttggttaaggctggaacaggaatacgtaaacagggataaacaaaacttcccaataatcaatattgcacgatctaaaatattacgtttcgaattaaattcatctataaaccagagggatggggcaaacttcgaccgcgtcaaagtttgtatacccttgcaacttttttggtaactctttccttacctatagccatcaaaatggaaagacgttttatctaaaaaggctaaagtttgcgaaagaacggcctaaaatcttagcataggaaataacgaagatattgatcaaagtcactgtttaccaccgattgttcctatgggagctatatgatatagtcgcccgatcttagtttgattcggcacagtcattaatggttatattaaactgagaaataacaaatttttatgacatttgcgtagaaagtaacgaatttacttgggttctattcaataatctcttagtttttcaactattttaacgaaaattgctaataattcactgattaaaaagagacagaaagatttggcaatttcatactgctaagtttattttcgaaaatatctaGTACTCTCAGCTGGACGGAAGCAATTCACACatttttgagatccaagaaggcctgggatgtttgtaaaattcgaccTGGTCAAGGGGGTACAGTACTTGAATCATTCTAATTCGTGAACtcatacagtcaacatcaaaaataaaacaaaaagtttacttctgaaaatcaaaaaagagaaaaacaaaagtgaaaacatgTTGACTGTTCAATTGATAATGCAATCCGGAAAGGTTAGTAAACGTGAGGATATAACTTTTCATAATCGTgaccaagtgttcttttccagcCATTGGTTACGAAGCTCCCAATCTCAGCTACCGTATACGAGCTAAAGGCTGAGCTTCAGAGCCTTCTCAATATTGAGCCGGAAACATTGGAGATTTCTGCAATCGTTTCCTTTATCCCCGACGGaactactttttagtattgcttcatcagggggaaactcggtctaggcaaaaacaaacaaattaagccggttgtgtcttgctatgaaggcaacaattttgtgggCTTGATACTATTTTCCCTTGGGGGCGAGGATTTCGCCGATCCATTAGTCGATAATTCGGTGTCAGACTCAAGTATCGAAGATAGTGAATCTTCCGTCATTGAGCTATCCTCGGGATCTAGTGGCGGATCCGTCCAGCCATCCACTATTGATTGCAAGCGAGgtattaaacgaaaagcccaAGGACATGAAATAACCATAGAGACTAAACGGTAAGTATTAGgaatagaaaatcaaaattcagtgaCTGAATATTCCGTCTTTTGAAAATAGGATCAAATATGTTCTCGAATCCAGTGAGGAGAGTCTAGAAAACCACTCGTATGGAGATATGCAGGAGGCATGCGATATGGGAGGCTGCGGAATAAAGTCCCGACCACGCCCGGTTAAACATGAAATCGAAATGGAACCTGATgttataaatggtcagcggcCCCCGTACGTTAACATTCTCCCAGAGAACAGGCCGTTTGTCTGTTGGAAGagttctttggaatttttaaggatttcaGAAATGTTCGCTGTTTGGATTTCAATGAGGTGACTCCAGACACTGAGTACAATGGGCGGCTGTACATTGCAGCGGCCAATGAGGATACGATGGACTGGGTGGCGGGCAACGTATGCTCCATGGAGACATATCAGGCCACCAGTCTCATAGACTTCCTACACCTGACACCGGCCAGAGTTACATGGCCAAAGGTCGAGAAGTGTTTCCAAGCAATTTTCGAGCTTCTGGAACAGCAGAATGCTGATATTACGACGGAGAAGTGGGCCGTGGTGAGCCGCAAAGATGCAGCCCCCATAGTGGCAGATATTTGTCCAAATGCACAGCTTGAGATCTGGATGGATGCAGAGAGTGTGGACATCATCAAGGAAAGATGCAACAgcctcaaattttgtttttggattatcaaatttgagttttgcgattagaacacgcttttatatttttattttatgcaatatatattttgaaatgttaaaaataagGTTACAATTGCAGCAGTCTCATTTGTCTGCCGATTATTCTGACTGGCAACGATAGTTTgtcgtaatagaaaaatattgttgctttactaacgaaacgttgattggtgaattttgtcatcaaagtttattatgccaaaagtatccatgtccttgtttcacatctactttgtatcggcactcttttgacttggttaaggctggaacaggaatacgtaaacagggataaacaaaacttcccaataatcaatattgcacgatctaaaatattacgtttcgaattaaattcatctataaaccagagggatggggcaaacttcgaccgcgtcaaagtttgtatacccttgcaacttttttggtaactctttccttacctatagccatcaaaatggaaagacgttttatctaaaaaggctaaagtttgcgaaagaacggcctaaaatcttagcataggaaataacgaagatattgatcaaagtcactgtttaccaccgattgttcctatgggagctatatgatatagtcgcccgatcttagtttgattcggcacagtcattaatggttatattaaactgagaaataacaaatttttatgacatttgcgtagaaagtaacgaatttacttgggttctattcaataatctcttagtttttcaactattttaacgaaaattgctaataattcactgattaaaaagagacagaaagatttggcaatttcatactgctaagtttattttcgaaaatatctaGTACTTTCAGCTGGACGGAAGCAATTCACACatttttgagatccaagaaggcctgggatgtttgtaaaattcgaccTGGTCAAGGGGGTACAGTACTTGAATCATTCTAATTCGTGAACtcatacagtcaacatcaaaaataaaacaaaaagtttacttctgaaaatcaaaaaagagaaaaacaaaagtgaaaacatgTTGACTGTTCAATTGATAATGCAATCCGGAAAGGTTAGTAAACGTGAGGATATAACTTTTCATAATCGTgaccaagtgttcttttccagcCATTGGTTACGAAGCTCCCAATCTCAGCTACCGTATACGAGCTAAAGGCTGAGCTTCAGAGCCTTCTCAATATTGAGCCGGAAACATTGGAGATTTCTGCAATCGTTTCCTTTATCCCCGACGGaactactttttagtattgcttcatcagggggaaactcggtctaggcaaaaacaaacaaattaagccggttgtgtcttgctatgaaggcaacaattttgtgggCTTGATACTATTTTCCCTTGGGGGCGAGGATTTCGCCGATCCATTAGTCGATAATTCGGTGTCAGACTCAAGTATCGAAGATAGTGAATCTTCCGTCATTGAGCTATCCTCGGATCTAGTGGCGGATCCGTCCAGCCATCCACTATTGATTGCAAGCGAGgtattaaacgaaaagcccaAGGACATGAAATAACCATAGAGACTAAACGGTAAGTATTAGgaatagaaaatcaaaattcagtgaCTGAATATTCCGTCTTTTGAAAATAGGATCAAATATGTTCTCGAATCCAGTGAGGAGAGTCTAGAAAACCACTCGTATGGAGATATGCAGGAGGCATGCGATATGGGAGGCTGCGGAATAAAGTCCCGACCACGCCCGGTTAAACATGAAATCGAAATGGAACCTGATgttataaatggtcagcggcCCCCGTACGTTAACATTCTCCCAGAGAACAGGCCGTTTGTCTGTTGGAAGagttctttggaatttttaaggatttcaGAAATGTTCGCTGTTTGGATTTCAATGAGGTGACTCCAGACACTGAGTACAATGGGCGGCTGTACATTGCAGCGGCCAATGAGGATACGATGGACTGGGTGGCGGGCAACGTATGCTCCATGGAGACATATCAGGCCACCAGTCTCATAGACTTCGTACACCTGACACCGGCCAGAGTTACATGGCCAAAGGTCGAGAAGTGTTTCCAAGCAATTTTCGAGCTTCTGGAACAGCAGAATGCTGATATTACGACGGAGAAGTGGGCCGTGGTGAGCCGCAAAGATGCAGCCCCCATAGTGACAGATATTTGTCCAAATGAACAGCTTGAGATCTGGATGGATGCAGAGAGTGTGGACATCATCAAGGAAAGATGCAACAgcctcaaattttgtttttggattatcaaatttgagttttgcgattagaacacgcttttatatttttattttatgcaatatatattttgaaatgttaaaaaaaggTTACAATTGCGGCAGTCTCATTTGTCTGCCGATTAATCTGACTGGCAACGATAGTTTgtcgtaatagaaaaatattgttgctttactaacgaaacgttgattggtgaattttgtcatcaaagtttattatgccaaaagtatccatgtccttgtttcacatctactttgtatcggcactcttttgacttggttaaggctggaacaggaatacgtaaacagggataaacaaaacttcccaataatcaatat contains:
- the LOC124461244 gene encoding uncharacterized protein LOC124461244, encoding MDWVAGNVCSMETYQATSLIDFLHLTPARVTWPKVEKCFQAIFELLEQQNADITTEKWAVVSRKDAAPIVADICPNAQLEIWMDAESVDIIKERCNSLKFCFWIIKFEFCD
- the LOC124461248 gene encoding uncharacterized protein LOC124461248, translating into MDWVAGNVCSMETYQATSLIDFVHLTPARVTWPKVEKCFQAIFELLEQQNADITTEKWAVVSRKDAAPIVTDICPNEQLEIWMDAESVDIIKERCNSLKFCFWIIKFEFCD